Proteins from a genomic interval of Clostridium sp. M62/1:
- a CDS encoding chromate transporter, which yields MNTILELLTDFLQIGLFSIGGGYAVIPLIQEHVVDLRGWLSIQEFTDIITISQMTPGPLAVNTSTFVGLQIGGIPGAVAATLGCVFSGFVISLILCRVFDRYKKSEYGLKLLKGLKAASAGLIVSAAMTIIVMAFSWSGENMAGSTDPLAKISNMMQNLNWIAAAIFLSALILVRKVHLNPILVMGICGLVGAAVYR from the coding sequence ATGAATACTATTTTAGAACTTCTCACAGATTTTCTTCAGATAGGACTGTTCAGCATCGGCGGAGGATACGCAGTTATCCCTCTTATCCAGGAACATGTCGTCGATCTGAGAGGGTGGCTTTCCATTCAGGAATTCACAGACATTATCACGATTTCACAGATGACGCCCGGCCCTCTGGCTGTCAATACCTCCACCTTCGTGGGACTGCAGATAGGCGGCATCCCCGGAGCCGTCGCGGCGACTCTGGGATGCGTGTTTTCCGGCTTCGTGATATCTCTTATACTCTGCCGCGTCTTTGACCGCTATAAAAAATCAGAGTATGGGCTGAAACTGTTAAAGGGGCTGAAGGCGGCATCTGCGGGACTTATCGTCTCAGCCGCCATGACGATTATCGTTATGGCCTTTTCCTGGAGCGGTGAAAACATGGCGGGAAGCACAGACCCACTTGCTAAAATTTCAAATATGATGCAAAATCTGAACTGGATTGCAGCCGCCATTTTTTTATCTGCTCTGATTCTTGTCAGAAAAGTGCATCTGAATCCCATACTCGTTATGGGAATCTGCGGCCTTGTGGGCGCAGCGGTTTACCGGTAG
- a CDS encoding D-serine ammonia-lyase: MIKWRSAGRSGGFGQKQQGTKDSIHRKEGKRRTYMDRAFETTVFRIPVIRRASQAGELFWANPKKKPAEEMCREFKDGQGRILGYEDIEDAERRLSYFGPLIARCFPETAKEGGIIESPLVPIRWMEQFLKSDNRKDGEGFSCFLPKEEMALPFRGFGGRLFLKEDSHLPIAGSVKARGGIYEILKHTEEIAGKAGLLRKGDSSEILLSERCREFLGSHTVQAGSTGNLGLSIGIMSAALGYKTVIHMSSDARKWKKELLRKHGVTVREYSSDYSGAVREGRRLSALDPSSYFVDDENSRNLFLGYAAAAVRLKRQLLDEGVEPDRERPLFVYLPCGVGGAPGGIAFGLKMIFGDSVHCFFAEPVQSPCMLAGMATGLHSRISVQDIGLTGKTHADGLAVGRPSGFVGTVMEPMLDGIFTVKDFRLYHYMRALMRTEGIFAEPSACAGFLGPQLLDAMLEACREKQEKELPAFLRAYRKNRESAVHIVWATGGSLVPANVREEFLGTFLD, from the coding sequence ATGATAAAATGGCGGAGTGCAGGAAGAAGCGGAGGCTTCGGACAGAAACAGCAGGGAACGAAGGATTCAATACACAGGAAAGAAGGAAAAAGGAGAACCTATATGGACAGAGCATTTGAGACAACCGTATTCAGAATTCCGGTGATCCGCAGGGCGTCGCAGGCTGGGGAACTTTTCTGGGCAAATCCCAAAAAGAAGCCGGCAGAGGAGATGTGCCGGGAATTTAAGGATGGACAGGGAAGGATACTGGGATATGAAGATATAGAGGATGCAGAGAGAAGGCTGTCTTATTTTGGGCCGCTGATTGCCCGCTGTTTTCCGGAGACGGCCAAGGAGGGAGGGATCATTGAGTCCCCACTTGTTCCCATTCGGTGGATGGAGCAGTTCCTGAAGTCGGATAACAGGAAAGATGGAGAGGGATTTTCCTGCTTTCTGCCAAAAGAGGAGATGGCTCTGCCTTTTAGAGGCTTTGGAGGCAGGCTCTTTTTGAAGGAGGACAGCCATCTTCCCATCGCAGGTTCTGTAAAAGCGCGGGGAGGCATCTATGAAATTCTGAAACATACGGAGGAAATTGCCGGGAAGGCAGGACTTCTCAGAAAAGGGGACTCCAGCGAGATACTTCTGTCAGAAAGGTGCCGGGAGTTTCTCGGCAGCCACACAGTTCAGGCCGGTTCAACGGGAAATCTGGGGCTGAGTATCGGGATTATGAGCGCTGCCCTGGGATATAAAACAGTAATTCATATGTCATCCGATGCCAGGAAATGGAAAAAAGAGCTTTTGAGAAAACATGGAGTAACAGTAAGAGAATACAGTTCAGACTACAGCGGGGCTGTCAGGGAGGGCAGGAGGCTTTCCGCTCTCGATCCGTCCAGCTACTTTGTAGATGATGAAAACTCCAGAAATCTGTTCCTGGGGTACGCAGCCGCGGCTGTCCGGCTGAAGCGCCAGCTCTTAGACGAGGGAGTGGAGCCGGACAGGGAGAGACCGCTTTTTGTCTATCTTCCGTGCGGAGTAGGCGGCGCGCCGGGGGGAATTGCCTTTGGACTGAAAATGATTTTCGGCGATTCTGTGCACTGTTTTTTTGCAGAACCAGTGCAGTCACCCTGTATGCTGGCAGGCATGGCCACAGGACTTCACAGCAGAATAAGCGTGCAGGACATCGGACTTACGGGGAAAACCCACGCCGATGGGCTGGCTGTGGGACGCCCGTCCGGCTTTGTGGGAACTGTGATGGAGCCAATGCTGGATGGGATTTTTACAGTCAAAGATTTTAGACTGTATCACTACATGAGGGCACTTATGAGGACGGAGGGCATTTTTGCAGAACCCAGCGCCTGTGCAGGATTTCTGGGGCCTCAGCTTTTAGATGCCATGCTGGAGGCCTGCAGAGAAAAACAGGAGAAGGAGCTTCCGGCCTTTCTTCGGGCGTACAGAAAAAACAGAGAGAGCGCGGTTCATATCGTGTGGGCGACAGGTGGAAGTCTGGTGCCGGCAAACGTCAGGGAAGAGTTTCTCGGAACCTTTTTAGACTAG
- a CDS encoding O-acetyl-ADP-ribose deacetylase: MGFKIISGDITKCCTDAIVNAANTSLLGGGGVDGAIHRAAGPELLAECRTLHGCRTGMAKITKGYRLPARYVIHTPGPVWNGGSHGEEELLASCYRSSLELAVSYGLSSIAFPSISTGIYRFPVDRAARIAVSVILGFLGENPSLREVFMVCFDAHTRQAYEQALCELEN; the protein is encoded by the coding sequence ATGGGATTTAAAATAATTTCAGGTGATATTACAAAGTGCTGCACAGATGCCATTGTCAATGCGGCCAACACCTCTCTGCTCGGCGGCGGCGGGGTAGATGGAGCCATTCACCGGGCGGCAGGGCCTGAACTCCTCGCCGAGTGCCGGACGCTTCACGGCTGCCGGACGGGTATGGCCAAAATTACAAAGGGCTACCGGCTTCCTGCCAGGTATGTCATTCACACTCCGGGCCCCGTCTGGAACGGGGGCTCCCACGGAGAGGAAGAGCTTCTGGCTTCCTGCTACAGAAGCAGTCTTGAACTGGCTGTATCCTACGGCCTTTCTTCCATAGCTTTTCCTTCCATCAGCACCGGGATCTACCGTTTTCCCGTCGACCGGGCCGCGCGGATTGCCGTCTCCGTCATTCTGGGCTTTCTCGGGGAAAACCCATCTCTCAGAGAGGTCTTTATGGTCTGCTTTGATGCGCATACCCGCCAGGCATATGAACAGGCCCTGTGTGAACTGGAAAATTAA